A DNA window from Pseudodesulfovibrio thermohalotolerans contains the following coding sequences:
- the amrS gene encoding AmmeMemoRadiSam system radical SAM enzyme, with the protein MIEARLWKPLKNGAVQCRLCNHFCAIRPGERGQCGVRENQDGVLFSLNYGKVAAQSLDPVEKKPLYHFQPGSMTYSFATMGCNLSCTFCQNWSLSQPPRTGGHILGRKISPEKLVAEAVRLEAASISYTYSEPTIFFELMQDTARLAHERDLKNIMVSNGFMSRECLDALGSDIDAINVDLKCFTEEFYKDISGARLQPVLDNLKQIKHELGWWLEVTTLLIPGKNDSPGELDRLTDFLASEIGTDTPWHISRFHPDYRMTDAPPTSGNSLDTAYDMGKANGLKYVYIGNMPGSNKQDTVCPGCGKELINRSGFSARVQGIRDGRCSACGQAIHGVDLG; encoded by the coding sequence ATGATCGAAGCCAGACTCTGGAAACCGCTCAAGAACGGCGCGGTCCAATGCAGGCTATGCAACCACTTCTGCGCAATCAGGCCCGGAGAACGGGGCCAATGCGGCGTGCGCGAGAACCAGGACGGCGTTCTCTTCTCCCTGAACTACGGCAAGGTCGCGGCCCAGAGTCTCGACCCGGTGGAGAAAAAGCCGCTCTACCATTTCCAGCCGGGTTCCATGACCTATTCCTTCGCCACCATGGGGTGCAACCTGTCCTGCACCTTCTGCCAGAACTGGTCCCTGTCCCAGCCGCCGCGCACGGGCGGTCACATCCTAGGCCGGAAGATTTCCCCCGAGAAGCTGGTCGCGGAGGCCGTGCGACTGGAGGCCGCGTCCATTTCCTACACCTACTCCGAACCGACCATCTTTTTCGAGCTGATGCAGGACACGGCCAGACTGGCCCACGAGCGGGACCTCAAGAACATCATGGTCTCCAACGGCTTCATGAGCCGCGAATGCCTGGACGCCCTCGGCAGCGACATCGACGCCATCAATGTGGACCTCAAGTGCTTCACCGAGGAGTTCTACAAGGATATCTCCGGCGCCCGCCTCCAGCCCGTTCTCGACAACTTGAAGCAAATCAAGCACGAACTCGGCTGGTGGCTTGAGGTGACCACCCTTCTCATCCCGGGCAAGAACGACTCGCCCGGTGAGTTGGACCGGCTCACGGACTTCCTCGCCAGCGAAATCGGCACGGACACGCCGTGGCACATATCCCGGTTCCACCCCGACTACCGGATGACAGACGCCCCGCCGACCTCCGGCAACTCGCTGGATACTGCCTACGACATGGGCAAGGCCAACGGGCTCAAATACGTGTACATCGGGAACATGCCCGGCTCTAACAAACAGGACACTGTCTGTCCGGGGTGCGGCAAGGAACTCATCAACCGATCCGGATTCTCGGCCCGCGTCCAAGGCATCCGGGACGGCCGGTGCTCCGCCTGCGGACAGGCCATCCACGGCGTGGATCTCGGCTGA
- a CDS encoding RrF2 family transcriptional regulator has translation MKLTTRSRYGTRMMLDIAQNGKEGPVRIQDIADRQGVSAKYLEKLIRKLKEVGFVKSKRGPRGGHSLAKPAAEIPIGEVVHALEGDGSLVECRSGDKGCARMKDCLTRRLWQEAADAMYDRLNTFTLADLINDAEQCGSSSVEPWSRGGF, from the coding sequence ATGAAATTGACCACACGGAGCCGCTACGGCACCCGCATGATGCTCGACATTGCACAGAACGGGAAGGAAGGGCCGGTACGTATTCAGGATATCGCCGATCGCCAGGGCGTTTCCGCCAAATATCTGGAAAAGCTTATCCGCAAGCTCAAGGAAGTGGGCTTCGTCAAATCCAAGCGCGGCCCCCGGGGCGGCCATTCCCTGGCCAAGCCCGCGGCCGAGATTCCCATCGGAGAGGTGGTTCATGCCCTGGAGGGGGACGGCTCCCTGGTGGAGTGCCGTTCCGGCGACAAGGGCTGCGCCCGCATGAAGGACTGCCTGACCAGGAGGCTGTGGCAGGAGGCTGCCGACGCCATGTACGACCGGCTGAACACCTTCACCCTGGCCGACCTCATCAACGACGCCGAGCAGTGCGGCAGCTCCTCGGTGGAGCCGTGGAGCCGGGGCGGATTCTGA
- a CDS encoding YeeE/YedE thiosulfate transporter family protein, with the protein MKTTDKGMNPYLAGALTGLLLALSVLLAGKYFGASTSYVRSVGLLEMTLAPGHVEATDYFMKYFGSNSGIDWQWLFVLGVFFGSYLSANFTRSFTWTPLPEIWKERYGERPGLRFVLAFVGGAIALFGARMAGGCPSGHGLSGMAQVSVSGTLAMVAFFVGGVAAARILYGGK; encoded by the coding sequence ATGAAGACTACCGATAAAGGCATGAATCCGTATTTGGCGGGAGCATTGACCGGCCTGCTCCTGGCTCTGTCCGTGTTGCTGGCGGGCAAGTATTTCGGCGCGTCCACGTCCTATGTCCGTTCCGTGGGGCTGCTGGAGATGACGCTGGCTCCGGGGCATGTCGAAGCCACGGACTACTTCATGAAATACTTCGGCTCGAACAGTGGCATAGATTGGCAATGGCTGTTCGTTCTGGGTGTTTTTTTCGGTTCCTATTTGAGCGCCAACTTTACCCGGTCCTTCACCTGGACGCCGCTTCCTGAAATCTGGAAGGAACGCTATGGCGAGCGGCCGGGGCTGCGTTTCGTGCTCGCCTTTGTGGGCGGGGCGATCGCCCTCTTCGGCGCGCGCATGGCCGGGGGCTGCCCAAGCGGGCACGGGCTGTCGGGCATGGCTCAGGTGTCGGTCAGCGGGACGCTGGCCATGGTCGCCTTCTTTGTCGGCGGCGTTGCTGCCGCCCGCATTCTCTACGGAGGGAAATAG
- a CDS encoding sodium-dependent transporter: MSQREQWGSRAGFVLAAVGSAIGLGNIWRFPYMAYENGGGAFLIPYIFALLTAGIPFMILEFGMGQKYRGSAPKVFRALGAKWEWLGWMQVMVALVISIYYVAVIGWTINYTGFALNTSWGSDPKAFFFGDYLGLTDSPLHLGSIRWPILAACTLAWGITWLAITSGVRKGIERACKILIPLLFLLVLILIARVVNLPGAISGLNYLFNPDFSKLADFSVWADAYGQIFFSLSIGFSIMLAYSSYLPEDSDISNNAAMTVFINCGFSLLAGVMIFSVLGNMANATGQDISDVAGAGVGLAFITIPAAINTMPAPVFVGTLFFLCLTMAGLSSHISIVEAVSSSFIDKFGLSRRRTASLVCLMGYLLTLVFTTGGGLLILDIVDHFINNLCILGLALAEISLMSYVVGLDDMNAHVNKVSDFQVGTAWKLCLKLITVAVLGYTFVMNLVTDFGTPYGGYAERDLIVLGWSLLPVAFVLALALTKREPAYGFARQQ, translated from the coding sequence ATGTCTCAACGTGAACAGTGGGGCTCCCGCGCCGGTTTCGTGCTGGCTGCGGTCGGGTCCGCTATCGGACTGGGGAACATATGGAGATTCCCCTACATGGCTTACGAGAACGGCGGCGGCGCCTTTCTCATCCCCTACATCTTCGCCCTGCTCACTGCGGGCATTCCTTTCATGATCCTCGAATTCGGCATGGGCCAGAAGTATCGGGGTTCCGCTCCCAAGGTTTTCCGTGCCCTGGGCGCGAAATGGGAATGGCTCGGCTGGATGCAGGTAATGGTCGCCCTGGTTATTTCCATTTATTATGTGGCGGTCATCGGCTGGACCATCAACTACACCGGATTCGCCCTGAACACCTCCTGGGGCAGCGACCCCAAGGCGTTCTTCTTCGGAGACTACCTTGGACTGACCGATTCGCCCCTGCATCTGGGCTCGATCCGCTGGCCCATCCTGGCAGCCTGCACCCTGGCCTGGGGCATCACCTGGCTGGCCATCACCTCCGGCGTGCGCAAGGGCATTGAGCGGGCCTGCAAGATTCTGATTCCCCTGCTCTTCCTGCTCGTGCTGATACTCATCGCCCGCGTGGTCAATCTCCCCGGCGCCATCTCCGGCCTGAACTACCTGTTCAACCCCGACTTCTCCAAGCTGGCGGACTTCTCGGTCTGGGCCGACGCCTACGGCCAGATATTCTTCTCGCTGTCCATCGGCTTCTCCATCATGCTGGCATACTCCAGCTACCTGCCCGAGGACTCGGACATCAGCAACAACGCCGCCATGACCGTGTTCATCAACTGCGGCTTCTCCCTGCTCGCGGGCGTGATGATCTTCTCCGTCCTCGGCAACATGGCGAACGCCACCGGCCAGGACATCTCCGACGTGGCCGGAGCCGGTGTCGGACTCGCCTTCATCACCATCCCCGCGGCCATCAACACCATGCCCGCACCAGTGTTTGTCGGCACTCTCTTCTTCCTGTGCCTGACCATGGCGGGACTCAGCTCCCACATCTCCATCGTGGAAGCCGTCAGCTCGTCCTTCATCGACAAGTTCGGCCTCAGCCGCAGGCGGACCGCTTCCCTGGTCTGCCTGATGGGCTACCTCCTCACCCTGGTCTTCACCACGGGCGGCGGCCTGCTCATTCTCGACATCGTCGACCACTTCATCAACAACCTCTGCATCCTCGGCCTCGCCCTGGCGGAGATTTCCCTGATGAGCTACGTCGTCGGTCTTGATGACATGAACGCGCACGTCAACAAGGTGTCCGACTTCCAGGTCGGCACCGCCTGGAAGCTGTGCCTCAAGCTCATCACCGTGGCCGTGCTCGGCTACACCTTCGTCATGAACCTGGTCACCGACTTCGGCACCCCCTACGGCGGCTACGCGGAACGGGACCTCATCGTTCTCGGCTGGTCCCTGCTGCCCGTGGCCTTCGTCCTCGCCCTCGCCCTGACCAAGCGCGAGCCCGCATACGGCTTCGCCCGCCAACAATAG
- the trhA gene encoding PAQR family membrane homeostasis protein TrhA: MSRILRDPVSGLTHCIAAGLAVLGTVLLIQRAVSPVLPWHIVTFSIFGGGMILLYTASTLYHWLPVSEDWVRFLRRVDHSMIFFYIAATYTPICLIPLRGPWGWSLFGVIWGLALSGIVMKIYWITAPRWLSTGLYLAMGWLVLVGIYPLVKAMSAASLAWLVAGGLVYSMGAVIYALKWPDPFPKRFGFHEIFHLFVIGGSFCHFVVMYWYI, from the coding sequence ATGTCCAGAATCCTTCGCGACCCGGTAAGCGGGCTGACGCACTGCATTGCGGCGGGCTTGGCCGTGCTCGGCACGGTCCTGCTCATCCAACGCGCTGTCAGCCCGGTCCTGCCGTGGCACATCGTCACCTTTTCCATATTCGGCGGGGGCATGATCCTGCTCTACACCGCCTCGACCCTGTACCATTGGCTGCCCGTGAGCGAGGATTGGGTTCGGTTTCTGCGCCGCGTGGATCACTCCATGATCTTTTTCTACATCGCGGCCACCTATACGCCCATCTGCCTCATTCCCCTGCGCGGCCCATGGGGCTGGTCACTGTTCGGCGTCATCTGGGGGTTGGCCCTGTCCGGCATCGTCATGAAGATATACTGGATCACGGCCCCGCGCTGGCTGTCCACCGGCCTGTATCTGGCCATGGGCTGGCTCGTCCTGGTGGGCATCTACCCACTGGTCAAGGCCATGTCCGCCGCCTCCCTTGCCTGGCTCGTGGCGGGCGGCCTGGTCTACTCCATGGGAGCGGTGATCTACGCCCTCAAGTGGCCCGACCCGTTTCCCAAGCGTTTCGGTTTCCACGAGATTTTTCATCTCTTCGTGATCGGCGGCTCGTTCTGCCACTTCGTGGTCATGTACTGGTACATCTAA
- a CDS encoding DsrE family protein, with the protein MYCLYAFNGELMCFVHVLLNALDMKDRGKEAIIVFEGAAVKLVPELEKPENPFHQLYQRAREAGLVAGACKACSSKLGVLDAVKASGLPLLDDMSGHPSMAAYMDKGYTVLTF; encoded by the coding sequence ATGTATTGTCTTTACGCATTCAACGGCGAACTGATGTGCTTCGTCCACGTCCTGCTCAACGCGCTGGACATGAAGGACAGAGGCAAGGAGGCGATCATCGTCTTCGAGGGCGCGGCGGTGAAGCTTGTGCCCGAACTGGAAAAACCGGAGAACCCGTTCCACCAGCTCTACCAAAGGGCCAGGGAAGCGGGGCTCGTCGCGGGCGCGTGCAAGGCGTGCTCGTCCAAACTGGGCGTACTCGACGCGGTGAAAGCCTCGGGCCTGCCCCTGCTCGACGACATGTCCGGGCATCCGTCCATGGCCGCCTACATGGACAAGGGCTACACCGTTCTGACGTTCTAA
- a CDS encoding MetS family NSS transporter small subunit, whose product MTATAIIMMCVGLGVTWGGAAFCIRLAMKNNRH is encoded by the coding sequence ATGACCGCAACAGCAATCATCATGATGTGCGTCGGCCTCGGCGTCACCTGGGGCGGCGCCGCTTTCTGCATCCGCCTGGCCATGAAGAACAATCGCCACTAG
- the purM gene encoding phosphoribosylformylglycinamidine cyclo-ligase, whose amino-acid sequence MSDSAKRSQAYTEAGVDIEAGNEFVRRIKDMVKSTFTPGVATDIGGFGGLFKPEIAGMEAPMLVAGTDGVGTKLKIAFMFDKHDTVGIDLVAMSVNDVLVQGATPLFFLDYFATGKLEPGVAAEVVSGVCEGCRQSACALLGGETAEMPGFYPDGEYDLSGFAVGMVDTPKLVTGKDIAPGDVLIGLASSGVHSNGWSLVRKLLGESGLDKDDIFPGTEKTVAEVLIEPTRIYVKPVLELLESLAIKGMVHVTGGGFYDNVPRILPEDVAATVQFGSWSMLPVFDWIKNQGDLSWPEMLQIFNCGIGYILIVDPAHADEALEKLDARDDVEAYRIGEITKRQDAAEQVEVVFP is encoded by the coding sequence ATGAGCGACAGCGCCAAACGATCCCAGGCCTACACCGAAGCCGGTGTGGACATCGAGGCGGGCAACGAATTCGTCCGCCGCATCAAGGACATGGTAAAGTCCACCTTCACGCCCGGCGTGGCCACGGACATCGGCGGCTTCGGCGGCCTGTTCAAGCCGGAAATCGCGGGCATGGAGGCCCCCATGCTCGTTGCCGGAACCGACGGGGTGGGCACCAAGCTCAAGATCGCCTTCATGTTCGACAAACATGACACCGTGGGCATCGATCTGGTGGCCATGTCCGTCAACGACGTGCTCGTTCAGGGCGCGACACCACTTTTCTTTCTGGATTATTTCGCCACGGGCAAGCTGGAGCCCGGCGTGGCCGCGGAAGTGGTTTCCGGCGTGTGCGAAGGTTGCCGCCAGTCCGCCTGCGCCCTGCTCGGCGGCGAGACCGCCGAAATGCCCGGCTTCTACCCCGACGGCGAGTATGACCTCTCCGGTTTCGCCGTGGGTATGGTCGACACCCCGAAGCTCGTCACCGGCAAGGATATAGCCCCCGGCGATGTGCTCATCGGGCTGGCCTCCTCCGGCGTGCATTCCAACGGCTGGTCCCTGGTCCGCAAGCTCCTCGGCGAGTCCGGGCTGGACAAGGATGATATCTTCCCCGGCACGGAGAAAACCGTGGCCGAGGTGCTCATCGAGCCCACCCGTATTTACGTCAAGCCGGTTCTCGAACTCCTGGAGTCCCTGGCCATCAAGGGCATGGTCCACGTTACCGGCGGCGGTTTCTACGACAACGTGCCTCGCATCCTGCCCGAGGATGTCGCCGCCACGGTGCAGTTCGGCTCTTGGTCCATGCTGCCGGTTTTCGACTGGATCAAGAACCAGGGAGACCTTTCCTGGCCCGAAATGCTGCAAATCTTCAACTGCGGGATCGGCTATATCCTCATTGTTGACCCGGCGCACGCCGACGAGGCCCTGGAAAAACTCGACGCTCGCGACGACGTCGAGGCCTATCGTATCGGCGAGATCACCAAACGCCAGGACGCCGCCGAACAGGTCGAGGTCGTCTTCCCGTAG
- a CDS encoding bacteriohemerythrin, producing MQKDNHRLDWYESLSVGVPSIDEQHKRLIALTDRLFQAIMDDVGKTVMGDVLNELADYTVYHFEHEEQLLLEHGYPEDLFTEHRNEHQALTTKVHELISEYKRNASCLDLTVYKFLRDWTTDHMKGTDSLYTDFLVERGVR from the coding sequence ATGCAGAAGGACAATCACCGACTGGACTGGTACGAATCACTTTCCGTAGGCGTCCCCTCCATCGACGAACAGCACAAGCGCCTCATCGCCCTGACCGACCGACTCTTCCAGGCCATCATGGATGACGTGGGAAAAACCGTCATGGGCGACGTGCTGAACGAGCTGGCCGACTACACGGTCTATCATTTCGAGCATGAAGAGCAGCTCCTGCTTGAACACGGCTACCCCGAAGACCTGTTCACCGAACATCGCAACGAACACCAGGCCCTGACGACCAAGGTCCATGAGCTAATCAGCGAATACAAACGGAACGCCTCCTGCCTGGATTTGACGGTCTACAAATTCCTGCGCGACTGGACCACGGACCACATGAAGGGCACCGACTCCCTGTACACGGACTTTCTCGTCGAACGCGGCGTTCGCTGA
- the prxU gene encoding thioredoxin-dependent peroxiredoxin (Most members of this family contain a selenocysteine.) produces MPEIKDPSCERPAPKVTAQPQPEEQAPTPTSNPEGGSMIRVGQKAPDFTAPAYIDGQFGSVTLSEYLGQWVVLCFYPGDFTFVUATEISAVAEKNDEFEKLGVQVLSMSTDSMFVHKMWVDHELSKMITKGKVPFPMLSDGGGAVGTQYGIYDSAGGVDVRGRFLIDPDGVIQAFEVLTPPVGRNVSETLRQIQAFQLVRESKGTKATPSGWRPGKPVLNPGPSLVGKVWEEWKVSMAFE; encoded by the coding sequence ATGCCTGAAATCAAGGATCCCTCGTGCGAGCGTCCCGCACCCAAGGTGACGGCGCAGCCTCAGCCCGAGGAGCAGGCCCCGACTCCAACCAGCAACCCCGAAGGAGGCTCCATGATCCGCGTCGGCCAGAAGGCCCCCGATTTTACCGCCCCCGCCTACATCGACGGCCAGTTCGGTTCCGTCACCCTCTCCGAATACCTCGGACAGTGGGTGGTTCTCTGCTTCTATCCCGGTGACTTCACCTTCGTTTGAGCGACCGAGATTTCCGCGGTCGCGGAAAAGAACGACGAATTCGAGAAGCTGGGCGTCCAGGTCCTTTCCATGTCCACCGATTCCATGTTCGTGCACAAAATGTGGGTGGACCATGAACTTTCCAAGATGATTACCAAGGGCAAGGTCCCCTTCCCCATGCTGTCCGACGGCGGCGGCGCGGTGGGCACCCAGTACGGGATTTACGACAGCGCGGGCGGAGTCGACGTGCGCGGCCGCTTCCTTATTGACCCAGACGGCGTGATCCAGGCCTTCGAGGTTCTGACGCCGCCCGTGGGGCGCAATGTCAGCGAAACCCTGCGCCAGATTCAGGCATTCCAACTGGTGCGCGAATCCAAGGGCACCAAGGCCACGCCTTCCGGCTGGAGGCCGGGCAAGCCGGTGCTCAACCCCGGCCCGTCCCTGGTGGGCAAGGTCTGGGAGGAATGGAAGGTCTCCATGGCCTTCGAATAG
- the cbiM gene encoding cobalt transporter CbiM: MHISEGVLSGPVLLGGAVLTVAGTAVGLRKIDYDRVMSVAILSAAFFIASLIHVPIGPANGHLILGGLLGVVLGWAAFPSILVALTLQAVLFQYGGLTSLGVNCFDMAAPAVLCYYLFRPMLAKGSGSRFAAAFACGFLAMLLSATLTAGALALSGDEFREAAQVLFIAHLPIMAVEGVITGFAYSFLAKVKPEVLSC; this comes from the coding sequence ATGCATATTTCGGAAGGGGTTCTTTCCGGTCCCGTTCTCTTGGGCGGAGCGGTTCTCACCGTAGCCGGAACGGCCGTCGGGCTGCGAAAGATCGACTATGACCGGGTCATGTCCGTGGCCATACTGTCCGCGGCTTTTTTCATTGCCTCGCTTATCCATGTGCCCATCGGTCCGGCCAACGGCCATCTCATCCTGGGCGGCCTGCTCGGCGTAGTCCTGGGGTGGGCGGCCTTTCCCTCCATCCTGGTGGCCCTGACGCTTCAGGCAGTGCTTTTCCAGTACGGCGGACTGACCTCGCTCGGCGTGAACTGTTTCGACATGGCCGCGCCCGCTGTGCTTTGCTATTACCTTTTCCGGCCCATGCTTGCGAAGGGCTCGGGCAGCCGATTTGCGGCCGCCTTTGCCTGCGGGTTCCTGGCCATGCTGCTGAGCGCCACTCTGACCGCCGGTGCTCTGGCCCTGTCCGGCGACGAGTTCCGCGAGGCCGCTCAGGTGCTTTTCATCGCCCATCTGCCCATCATGGCGGTCGAGGGCGTTATCACCGGATTCGCCTATTCCTTCCTGGCCAAGGTGAAGCCCGAGGTGTTGAGCTGCTGA
- a CDS encoding YeeE/YedE thiosulfate transporter family protein, whose translation MTLAMGLFTGVLFGVLLQRARVLRFDKQLGALLFRDMTIVKFMFSAIVVAAVLIHLFVDLGMASLSVKATSLGGQVVGGLLFGVGWAILGYCPGTAWGAFGEGRFDGLWGILGGWFGAALYAELYPSMKTTVLAWGGYGKLTWATLLGVNHWIPVAVLAVGAVLLFRFFEKKGL comes from the coding sequence ATGACGCTCGCAATGGGACTCTTTACCGGCGTGCTTTTCGGCGTTCTTCTGCAACGCGCCCGCGTGCTCCGCTTCGACAAGCAGCTCGGCGCGCTGCTCTTCCGCGATATGACCATCGTGAAGTTCATGTTTTCGGCCATTGTGGTCGCCGCGGTGCTCATTCACCTTTTCGTCGACCTCGGCATGGCCTCCTTGTCCGTCAAGGCCACGTCCCTGGGCGGGCAGGTTGTCGGCGGGCTGCTCTTTGGCGTGGGGTGGGCCATTCTCGGCTATTGCCCGGGCACGGCCTGGGGCGCGTTCGGCGAAGGGCGCTTCGACGGCCTCTGGGGCATTCTGGGGGGCTGGTTCGGCGCGGCCTTGTATGCCGAGCTTTATCCGTCCATGAAGACCACGGTTCTGGCCTGGGGCGGCTATGGCAAGCTTACGTGGGCCACGCTGCTTGGCGTCAACCATTGGATACCCGTGGCGGTTCTGGCGGTGGGAGCGGTGCTCCTGTTCCGTTTCTTCGAGAAAAAGGGATTGTGA
- a CDS encoding radical SAM protein, which translates to MSSKKKPQPRMLFASADGEIFDHPDLLLMVRRGDEFGLPRPDEIIPLPEESEFFMLPGRHAMGYSQEDGQAEVMEELAVAAFVSPGHTVTGIAAYESDENAPVLPLLSYAGIGYANGRFWACAKKVDEDKRQVFTHIPPDRIEAGAHQLLAEMPENRLVNHLAGCALTSGCPAAKNLSLGRFECPLPTSQVCNAECVGCISHQPEDSGFPSPQCRIAFRPTADEIVQIMRRHESRERRPIFSFGQGCEGEPLLEAELICEAVSQYRSEGGTGTVNVNTNGSRHQAMPALKVAGVNSIRVSLNSARKDPYEAYYRPRGYSFEDVRETICKAHDVGLFVSLNLLFFPGVTDTEEEFEALVDLGEACRYDFIQLRNLNLDPELYLKLMEPFGHSPSMGFNNFKKRLKKALPWIEYGYFNPYLG; encoded by the coding sequence ATGTCATCCAAGAAAAAGCCACAACCGCGTATGCTGTTCGCCTCGGCGGACGGAGAGATTTTCGACCATCCCGACCTCCTGCTGATGGTCCGGCGGGGAGACGAATTCGGCCTGCCCAGGCCCGATGAGATCATCCCCCTGCCCGAGGAATCCGAATTTTTCATGCTCCCCGGCCGCCATGCCATGGGCTACAGCCAGGAGGACGGCCAGGCCGAAGTCATGGAGGAACTGGCCGTGGCGGCCTTTGTCTCCCCCGGGCACACGGTCACCGGAATAGCCGCATACGAGTCCGACGAAAACGCGCCGGTCCTGCCCCTGCTCTCCTATGCAGGCATCGGCTACGCCAACGGCCGGTTCTGGGCCTGTGCGAAGAAGGTGGACGAGGACAAGCGGCAGGTGTTCACCCACATCCCGCCAGACCGCATCGAAGCCGGAGCGCACCAGCTTCTGGCCGAAATGCCTGAGAACCGTCTGGTCAACCACCTGGCGGGCTGCGCTCTGACCAGCGGCTGCCCGGCGGCCAAGAACCTGTCCCTGGGACGGTTCGAATGCCCTCTGCCCACCTCCCAAGTGTGCAATGCCGAATGCGTGGGCTGCATTTCGCACCAACCCGAGGATTCCGGCTTCCCCTCCCCACAATGCCGCATCGCGTTCCGCCCCACGGCCGACGAGATTGTCCAGATCATGCGCAGGCACGAGTCGCGCGAACGCCGCCCCATTTTTTCCTTCGGCCAGGGCTGCGAAGGCGAGCCTCTGCTCGAAGCCGAACTCATCTGCGAGGCGGTGTCCCAATACCGAAGCGAAGGCGGCACCGGCACGGTCAACGTCAACACCAACGGCTCCCGCCATCAGGCCATGCCCGCTCTCAAGGTCGCCGGGGTCAACTCCATCCGGGTCAGCCTCAACTCCGCGCGCAAAGACCCCTACGAGGCTTACTACCGCCCGCGCGGCTACTCCTTCGAAGATGTGCGCGAAACCATTTGCAAGGCCCACGACGTCGGCCTGTTCGTCTCCCTCAACCTGCTCTTCTTCCCCGGCGTAACCGACACCGAGGAGGAATTCGAAGCGCTCGTCGATTTGGGCGAGGCCTGCCGCTACGACTTCATCCAACTGCGCAATCTCAACCTCGACCCAGAACTCTATCTCAAACTCATGGAGCCCTTTGGCCACTCCCCGTCCATGGGATTCAACAACTTCAAGAAGCGGCTCAAAAAGGCCCTCCCTTGGATCGAATACGGCTATTTCAATCCGTATCTGGGATAG